ATCCATGGCCCAAATGCAAGACTTAGTCCCATAGACGTAAGCGCAGCCATTACAGCACGGAAAGTAGTGTATTGAAATAAATGAAAACCACTTATCCAATAATGAAAAAGTTCAGCTAACCACAAAAGCATGGTTGTTTTTCCTTGCCACAGCTCAGGCCATGACGGTTAATCAAATAATCACTGCTGACGGAAATAATTGTTCCGACAACCTAAACCGGTAACGAAAGCATCAAACAATCAAACCGGCAATCAATGGTTACCGCATTTTATTCTTGCGTTAAAGCCGCAACCACATCTTCCATGTGCATAAAACGTGAACCTTTCACCAGAATAGTCGCCGTTTGCTGATCCCAGGCGCGTAAATCCTCAATAAGCCGGTTTCTGTCCTGATAAAACGCTTCTTTAGCGCCATAAGCTTCGGCAGCATATTGGCTGTTATCACCGATAAAAAACGCAGCCTCAATACCTCGTTCACGCATGTAGGCACCAACTTCAGCATGCAAAGCAGGAGCATTATTGCCAAGCTCACCGATGGCACCCATAACAATGACCCGTGGTGCCGGAAAAGCCGCCAGTACATCAATCGCAGCCTTGAATGCATCAGGATTGGCATTATAAGTGTCATCAATAACCAGCGCACCATTCAAACTGTGCTTCTGCTGCAAGCGGCCTTTGGCATTTTGAAATGCATTCAGTCCATGCAAAGCTGACAAAGGTAAACCAGCTGCCAGCGCCATCGCGCAGGCAGCTACAGCATTGTGTACCATATGCAATCCGGGCACGGGTATATTTATATGAGTCTCAACTTGCAGGCTGTGCAGGTCAAAAGCAATGCCTAATGGCTGCAAAACAATATTTTCAGCATGCACATCACCCAGCTTTGTACCAAAGCGGACACATCTTTTACCATGCAAAGCTTTGATATAAACCTCAGACTGTCCGTCATCAGTCGGAACAAAGCCAATTCCATCAGCATTTAAACCTTGGTAGATTTCACTTTTAGCACATGCAATATCGGCCACATCTGCAAAACCGCAGCCAATGTGAGCACGCAAAGCATTATTAACCAGAGCAAAATCTGGACGCGCCAAACCAGTTAAATAACTCAGTTCGCCAGCATGATTCATGCCCATCTCAATTACGGCGTAGCGATGCTGCGGTTTTAATTGCAGCAATGTTAATGGCAACCCTATGTGGTTATTAAAATTACCAGCAGTTGCCAAAATCGCATCTTTACCCGCGTGGCAACGCAGAATAGTAGCCAGCATTTCCTTTACAGTAGTTTTGCCAGCCGAACCAGTCACACCGAAAACCTGCAATTGCGGATTAACAACCATACGCCATGCATGAGCCAGCTGGCCTAAAGCCTGTTGTGTATCGGCAACCACTAAACAACGTGCATTAGTCTTCCAGTCAGAGCAGCTGACAATGCACAACGCTGCTCCTTTTGCCAGCACTTCATCAATAAAATCATGGCCATCAAAATGTTCTCCCTGAATGGCCACAAACACATCACCCTGCTGAATCAGGCGGCTATCGATAATCACCCTATTTACCGGCTGGTTATGGCTTGGTAATACCTGTCCAAAAGTCTGATAAATAAAATTTAGATCTAAATTCGACATGTTATTTCTATATATGCATTTCAGCAGCCACGTTGCTGTAAGGCTGCCTGCGCTACTTCAAAATCAGAAAAATGATGCTTGTGGCCACCGATATCCTGATAGGTTTCATGCCCCTTACCAGCAATCAGTACAATATCGCCTATGGCAGCATGCTTTACTGCATAATCAATTGCCTTGCA
This portion of the Snodgrassella alvi genome encodes:
- the murF gene encoding UDP-N-acetylmuramoyl-tripeptide--D-alanyl-D-alanine ligase, coding for MSNLDLNFIYQTFGQVLPSHNQPVNRVIIDSRLIQQGDVFVAIQGEHFDGHDFIDEVLAKGAALCIVSCSDWKTNARCLVVADTQQALGQLAHAWRMVVNPQLQVFGVTGSAGKTTVKEMLATILRCHAGKDAILATAGNFNNHIGLPLTLLQLKPQHRYAVIEMGMNHAGELSYLTGLARPDFALVNNALRAHIGCGFADVADIACAKSEIYQGLNADGIGFVPTDDGQSEVYIKALHGKRCVRFGTKLGDVHAENIVLQPLGIAFDLHSLQVETHINIPVPGLHMVHNAVAACAMALAAGLPLSALHGLNAFQNAKGRLQQKHSLNGALVIDDTYNANPDAFKAAIDVLAAFPAPRVIVMGAIGELGNNAPALHAEVGAYMRERGIEAAFFIGDNSQYAAEAYGAKEAFYQDRNRLIEDLRAWDQQTATILVKGSRFMHMEDVVAALTQE